From the genome of Edaphobacter dinghuensis, one region includes:
- a CDS encoding DUF2911 domain-containing protein, whose amino-acid sequence MCWLTGSPPQYNIEPPSGNPGKRDKSMFFRSIATLACTALLATASLTAQMPDRMNDMPAPDSAKPLASPAAVAQVTLNGKQIVIHYNTPSMRGRKIMGELVPYGKVWRTGANPATTLITKANLKIGTLDVPAGTYTIYTLPNTDQWLLIVNKQTGQWGTVYNENQDFGRTPMKGNTLPAAQEKMSISFEHTKRNSTELHVKWEKTDEYVDVTAE is encoded by the coding sequence TTGTGCTGGTTGACAGGTTCGCCGCCGCAGTACAACATCGAACCACCATCCGGAAATCCGGGAAAGAGAGACAAATCCATGTTCTTCCGTTCTATCGCAACGCTGGCCTGTACGGCCCTACTTGCCACCGCCAGCCTCACCGCTCAAATGCCGGATCGCATGAACGATATGCCCGCGCCCGATTCCGCCAAGCCGCTCGCCAGCCCCGCCGCCGTTGCCCAAGTCACCCTCAACGGCAAGCAGATCGTCATTCACTACAACACTCCTTCGATGCGTGGCCGCAAGATCATGGGGGAACTCGTTCCTTACGGCAAGGTCTGGCGTACCGGAGCCAATCCTGCCACCACCCTCATTACCAAAGCCAATCTGAAGATCGGAACCCTCGACGTTCCTGCCGGAACTTACACGATCTACACGCTGCCTAACACTGACCAGTGGCTGCTCATTGTCAACAAGCAGACCGGCCAGTGGGGTACTGTCTATAACGAGAACCAGGATTTCGGCCGCACCCCCATGAAAGGCAATACCTTGCCCGCAGCGCAGGAAAAGATGTCCATCTCCTTCGAGCACACCAAGAGAAACAGCACCGAACTGCACGTCAAATGGGAGAAGACCGACGAGTACGTCGATGTCACCGCAGAGTAA